The sequence TTAAATTTCATGGTATCATTCTCAACTTGTTTTTAAATATATATCAATCCGTTTCGTTATAAGATTTTTGTCAGGCACATGTTCATGGTTTGGAACGACAACAGCTCTTTTTGAACCATCATTGTTATTGACAAGTACGATATGACTTCCCTTCTGTCTTACTGGTTCAAAACCAATCTTCTTCAGAATTCTGATCAATTCATACCCTGACAGCACTGGTAGTTTCCCCATATGGAAACACCTCAAAATGAGCGATAAGCATATCATTTCGCTTTATTTCTTCAGGTAAGCCCATCTCTTCGATGTAAACTTCCACAGCTTCTTTAAGATTATCCAATGCCTCTTCAACAGTAAAGCCCTGGCTGACAACATCTATTTCAGGGCACAGAGCTACAAATTGCTTTTCTCCTTTTTTGATTATTGCGGTCAGTTCTATAATATCATTTTACGATCAGATACCACATAATTTAATTCTTTAAATATCTTGCCACAGTTTCACAACCTTATTGTGCGATCAATCCTTAGTAGGGAAAGCAGTAAAACTCATTCTGCAGGAATACCTGCTGGCAGGGAGCTACCGGTTCGGTGAGTGGAGCGCTGCTTGAGCCCCTTCATGAAGAAGCGCACGTCCCACATCCTGCGGATGAATCCATCGCGCAGCGCCTTCTCGTTCACTCCGAGCCCGCACAGGTTTTGGAGCTACCAGCAGTTGCGCGTCGTCGGGCATCTGCCCGCGGTCGCTGGGGCACCTCATAGAGCCTCATGAGCCTGACAAATTCCTCCAGTTCCTCGGGACCGGGGGCGGTTCACAACGCGCTACACGCAAAGGTAGTAGCCCAGGTGTTGATGGGATGGAGCTTTGAGTCGGGATTTACGCATGGTGGGTGGGGCGAATCGTGCGGAATATCAGCGGGTTGCGCGTGAGATGGAAAGTCTTTTCTTTACTATTGGCTCTGCACTTATTTTCATACCTTTTTTTGTTGTAGTACTTTCTATTAAATTTACCATCACCTCATGACTCTCTTTAAAATCATAAACTTGAACCTCTTCAGGTTCGCCTTTTGGACACCATTCATGGCCAACATTCTTAAAGTCCCCAATAAGTTCCTTCTTTTTTGTATCTACTGAAATTACTGGTTGTCCTTGACCCTGAAATTGTTTCGTCTTTGAATTTATGTATTCAAATTGTGCATCACGATCTGTTTTTGTTTTTCTGATTGGCTGCCTTTGGAGTTCTTCTTCCCCGCACGTGGGGCAAGCCCACTGGATGTGTCGGTGAACCCCCGGATGTTGCCGTCGGCTCCGGCATCCGCATTACCGCATCCGCCACTCGGTCCGCCTCCTGCTCGTACTTATCCCCTGGTTGCCCCATCTTGAGCTTGGCCTGCAGGGTCCCTGATTTGATCAACCTCTGCACGACCTGGTTGCCGATAGTTCTTTGAAGATATAAAATGCGATCAACAGATGAGTCCTTCGATCCTGATCGATTAATCCTTCGCGTCTGTAAATCCGAATTGATTTTATTTGCCTCGGATCTTTTACTAAATATAGTATTCATTCCCCCCATCATGTATCCACTGCCCTATTGCTATTCTTTTATCGTTTCATACTTTCCTTACTATACTCCATCAGCTCCCCATTAAAATACGCTTTCCTCAAAATCCTTCCATCTCTTCCTATCCCCCCAGTCAAATCCCTAGCAGGGCACAGGCCGCTGTTCCCAAACCGTACACCTGTAATTCTCCCTGTCAAGATGGAGGCAATAACCATCAGCACCGTGAGCTATCAGATAAGGCCTGCCAGACTTCCATCTGACAGTACAATCTTCTACATCCTGTCTTAACAGGGCAAAAGGTAACTTACAGCATACACGTGCAAACTGGTGCAGGGTGGTACCGAAATGTCGGTTCATGGATGTGCGTACACTCTGGAGGGCCACAGTTGATTAAGATGCAAATTGCGCTTCTAAACTCTTAATTGTGATCGGCCCAACGATGCCGTCCGCAATTAATCCTTTTGCACTTTGGTAATTCCGAACCGCTGACACAGTCTCTTTTTCAAAGTCACCATCAGTACCAAATCTAGGTAGCGGAAATCCCAAAACTATTAAAGCCTGCTGGATTTTTTAACTGTTGGCCCTTTTTCTCATTTGCGAAGGAGCCGTTCATTACATGATTTATAATAAAAAAATATGGCTCTCTTCAACATTGTGTGGGTAAATCCAATTTTCCTGATTTCATTTACAATCGTTATCCTGAGATGAAAATGTTAAATGTTCGACTATAAATTGAAATTGATATGATAAGGTTGAATTAACAAAAAAAGTGTAACCTACTAAAATTGCAATGCTTCATTTTGCATGTGCATGGATAACTTTCAGAGCTTCAGGGCTTTTCGGATAGGCTCTAAGTACCAGACTTATAAACTCCAGAGTGCTTCCATTCTCCTCCAGAATTCTTCTTCAGGTGTATTCTGATGCTCTAACAGATGAAGCGTAACAACTGTATATACCCTGTTCTTCACAATAGGATCAACAGACCTAACTGCCAGTGCATAAATATCCCAATTTGTTATAAGAACCTGTACCGCCGCATGTGCCGGGTTTTCTCCGATAAGTGTTATGAATGGCGCAGCTCCAAGGAGTGCTCTCAGTGCCCTACCTGATGAGATAATTCTATCAATGGTTCTCAGTGCTTCTTTACAACAGTCCGGCATACCGGATAGTTCTCTTTCAACTTCCCGTATTATACTGAGTAAATCAGCAAATCTTATTTCATCTGAATCAGAAACATTGTCAAATAGCCTCCCTAATATTTCGTCTCTTCGCATCTCCTGGACCGTGTCTTGCAGATCATTTTGAGAAAGGTTATCTAATTTTTCCAGAACCTCACTTGCTTCCTCATCAGTTATGGCCCAATCAAGGATTCCATAAGAAAGATTATCTTTTATAACATTATAATTTGAAGCAACACTTCGCTGAATTTTTAAAACATTCCCCTGCTGCTGCACCACATGCGTCAATTCATGTGCCAGTATCCTCCGTCCCTCGCTTATCCCCGGCACATATTGCCCTGTCCCAAACACCACATCCTGTCCCACCGTGTAAGCCCGCGCATTCACCGCCTGAGCCGTCTCCGCAGCTCGAGTATCAGTATGCAACCTTACTTGGCTAAAATCATGCCCAAACCGCGGCTCGAAAAAGCCCCGCTCAGATTCTGCCAGAGGCTGGCCGCCGCCCCTGATAGCATTGATGCGAGATTCGAGATCGGATGAAGTCTCAACATTCTGCCCCGATAATTCTTTGGTTTGAAGAAGCTCTTCCTCTTCACATCCCTGACACACTCGTTGGATGTGAGGATCCTCCTGGGACACTGCCTGTGGCTCAGGCATCCGCATCACCGCATCTGCCACCCGGTCCGCCTCCTGCTCATACACATCCCCGGGCTGGCCAATCCTGAGTTTAGCTTGTAGTGCCCCTGACTCGATCAGCTTCTGCACGGCCTGGTTGCCAATTGTCCTTTGGAAGAACAGGATGCGTTCAACCGGCGTACCTGCCGATAGAAAAACATCAGCCTTTCGCGTCTGAGATACCT is a genomic window of Methanosarcinales archaeon containing:
- a CDS encoding type II toxin-antitoxin system HicA family toxin, with protein sequence MGKLPVLSGYELIRILKKIGFEPVRQKGSHIVLVNNNDGSKRAVVVPNHEHVPDKNLITKRIDIYLKTS
- a CDS encoding type II toxin-antitoxin system HicB family antitoxin; translated protein: MELTAIIKKGEKQFVALCPEIDVVSQGFTVEEALDNLKEAVEVYIEEMGLPEEIKRNDMLIAHFEVFPYGETTSAVRV
- a CDS encoding peptidoglycan-binding protein; the encoded protein is MGFPLPRFGTDGDFEKETVSAVRNYQSAKGLIADGIVGPITIKSLEAQFAS
- a CDS encoding DUF4157 domain-containing protein is translated as MIESGKVSVEKPEAKRANKVSQTRKADVFLSAGTPVERILFFQRTIGNQAVQKLIESGALQAKLRIGQPGDVYEQEADRVADAVMRMPEPQAVSQEDPHIQRVCQGCEEEELLQTKELSGQNVETSSDLESRINAIRGGGQPLAESERGFFEPRFGHDFSQVRLHTDTRAAETAQAVNARAYTVGQDVVFGTGQYVPGISEGRRILAHELTHVVQQQGNVLKIQRSVASNYNVIKDNLSYGILDWAITDEEASEVLEKLDNLSQNDLQDTVQEMRRDEILGRLFDNVSDSDEIRFADLLSIIREVERELSGMPDCCKEALRTIDRIISSGRALRALLGAAPFITLIGENPAHAAVQVLITNWDIYALAVRSVDPIVKNRVYTVVTLHLLEHQNTPEEEFWRRMEALWSL